A window from Pseudomonas campi encodes these proteins:
- the rsfS gene encoding ribosome silencing factor yields the protein MQNEQLVKVAVAALEDMKATDITTIDVRGKTSVTDFMVIASGTSSRHVKSMANEVLDKVREQGVRPIGSEGLDGGEWALLDLGDVVVHVMQVATRQFYDLERLWQGAEQSRAQHQDLPE from the coding sequence ATGCAAAACGAACAACTGGTCAAGGTCGCCGTTGCGGCCCTGGAAGACATGAAAGCCACCGATATCACCACCATCGATGTGCGCGGCAAGACCAGCGTCACCGACTTCATGGTGATCGCCAGCGGTACCTCCAGCCGTCACGTCAAGTCGATGGCCAACGAAGTGCTGGACAAGGTCCGCGAGCAGGGCGTGCGCCCGATCGGCAGCGAAGGCCTGGACGGCGGCGAGTGGGCCCTGCTCGATCTCGGCGATGTCGTGGTGCACGTGATGCAGGTTGCCACCCGCCAGTTCTACGACCTCGAACGTCTGTGGCAGGGCGCCGAGCAGAGCCGCGCGCAGCACCAAGATCTGCCGGAGTAA
- the nadD gene encoding nicotinate-nucleotide adenylyltransferase produces MARRIGILGGTFNPVHIAHLRGALEVAEQLALDELRLIPSARPPHRTAPQATAEQRLAMVQLAVEREPRLAVDDRELRRDKPSFTIDTLESLRGELAADDQLFLLLGWDAFCGLPTWQRWAELLQHCHILVLQRPDADSEAPEALRDLLAARSVNDPQGLVGPSGQIAFVWQTPLAVSATQIRHLLAEGRSVRFLVPDAVLAYIQTHGLYRGQTDS; encoded by the coding sequence ATGGCGCGGCGTATCGGGATACTGGGGGGCACCTTCAATCCCGTGCATATCGCCCATCTGCGCGGCGCCCTCGAGGTGGCCGAGCAGCTGGCGCTGGACGAGCTGCGGCTGATCCCCAGCGCGCGGCCGCCGCACCGCACGGCACCGCAGGCGACTGCCGAGCAACGCCTGGCCATGGTGCAACTGGCGGTAGAGCGTGAGCCACGGCTGGCGGTCGATGACCGCGAGCTGCGGCGTGACAAGCCGTCGTTCACCATCGACACCCTGGAGTCGTTGCGCGGTGAACTGGCGGCGGATGATCAGCTGTTTCTCCTGCTGGGCTGGGATGCCTTCTGCGGGTTGCCGACCTGGCAGCGCTGGGCAGAACTGCTGCAGCACTGCCATATCCTCGTGCTGCAGCGGCCGGATGCCGACAGCGAGGCGCCGGAAGCGCTGCGTGACCTGCTCGCGGCGCGCAGTGTGAATGATCCGCAAGGCCTGGTCGGGCCGAGCGGACAGATTGCTTTTGTCTGGCAGACGCCGCTGGCGGTGTCTGCCACACAGATTCGCCATTTGCTGGCAGAAGGGCGTTCGGTACGTTTTCTGGTACCCGACGCCGTGCTGGCCTATATCCAAACCCACGGGCTGTACCGTGGGCAAACCGATTCATGA
- a CDS encoding glutamate-5-semialdehyde dehydrogenase produces MTESVLDYMTRLGRAARDASRVLARASTAQKNSALQAAANALDAARAELTAANELDLAAARASGLEPAMVDRLALTPGVIDSMIEGLRQVATLPDPIGEIQGMRYMPSGIQVGKMRVPLGVIGIIYESRPNVTIDAASLCLKSGNATILRGGSEAIHSNQAIARCIQLGLAEAGLPASAVQVVETTDRAAVGALISMPEFVDVIVPRGGKGLIERISRDAKVPVIKHLDGVCHVYIDVAADLDKAIRVADNAKTQRYSPCNAMETLLVHAAVAAQVLPPLAAIYRDKGVELRGDAATRALLGSDVLEASEEDWFAEYNAPILAIRIVDSLEAAIEHINKYGSQHTDAIITENFSDARRFLTEVDSASVMVNASTRFADGFEYGLGAEIGISTDKLHARGPVGLIGLTSEKYVVFGDGHIRT; encoded by the coding sequence ATGACCGAGTCCGTGCTCGACTACATGACCCGCCTGGGCCGCGCCGCGCGCGATGCCTCGCGGGTGCTCGCCCGCGCCAGCACCGCGCAGAAGAACAGCGCCCTGCAGGCTGCCGCCAATGCCCTCGACGCCGCCCGCGCCGAGCTGACCGCCGCCAATGAGCTGGACCTGGCCGCCGCCCGCGCCAGCGGCCTGGAACCGGCCATGGTCGACCGCCTGGCGCTGACCCCGGGCGTGATCGACAGCATGATCGAAGGCCTGCGCCAGGTTGCCACCCTGCCCGACCCGATCGGCGAGATCCAGGGCATGCGCTATATGCCGTCCGGTATCCAGGTCGGCAAGATGCGCGTGCCGCTGGGCGTGATCGGCATCATCTATGAGTCGCGGCCGAACGTGACCATCGACGCCGCCAGCCTGTGCCTGAAGTCCGGCAACGCCACCATCCTGCGTGGCGGCTCGGAAGCCATTCATTCCAACCAGGCGATTGCCCGCTGCATCCAGCTCGGCCTGGCCGAAGCCGGCCTGCCCGCCAGCGCCGTGCAGGTGGTGGAAACCACCGACCGCGCGGCCGTCGGCGCGCTGATCAGCATGCCGGAGTTCGTCGACGTGATCGTGCCGCGTGGCGGCAAGGGCCTGATCGAACGCATCAGTCGCGACGCCAAGGTGCCGGTGATCAAGCACCTGGACGGCGTGTGCCACGTCTATATTGACGTCGCCGCCGACCTCGACAAGGCCATCCGCGTTGCCGACAACGCCAAGACCCAGCGCTATTCGCCGTGCAACGCCATGGAAACCCTGCTGGTGCATGCCGCCGTTGCCGCCCAGGTGCTGCCGCCGCTGGCTGCCATCTACCGCGACAAGGGCGTCGAGCTGCGTGGCGACGCCGCGACCCGTGCGCTGCTGGGTAGTGATGTGCTGGAGGCGAGCGAGGAAGACTGGTTCGCCGAATACAACGCGCCGATCCTGGCGATTCGCATTGTCGACTCGCTGGAAGCGGCCATCGAGCACATCAATAAATACGGTTCGCAGCACACCGACGCGATCATCACCGAGAACTTCAGCGATGCGCGGCGCTTCCTCACCGAGGTGGATTCCGCTTCGGTGATGGTCAATGCCTCGACCCGTTTCGCCGACGGCTTCGAGTACGGCCTGGGCGCGGAGATCGGCATCTCCACCGACAAGCTGCACGCCCGCGGCCCGGTCGGCCTGATCGGTCTGACCAGCGAGAAGTACGTGGTGTTCGGCGACGGGCACATTCGTACCTGA
- a CDS encoding DNA-3-methyladenine glycosylase, producing MPATPASLPWPEARPLPAAFFDRDAQTLARALLGKVIRHRHQGHWLAARIIETEAYYAAEKGSHASLGYTEKRRALFLDGGHIYMYYARGGDSLNFSAQGPGNAVLIKAAAPWLDRHCAADALARMQANNPAADGSPRPVARLCAGQTLLCRSLGLKVPDWDARRFDPQRLFVEDVGEMPAQIVQTTRLGIPSGRDEHLPYRFVDATFARQCTRNPLRRGQVEGRDYLLLTPKELYP from the coding sequence ATGCCCGCCACCCCAGCGTCACTGCCCTGGCCCGAAGCCCGCCCGCTGCCCGCCGCATTCTTCGATCGCGACGCGCAGACCCTGGCCCGCGCCCTGCTCGGCAAAGTCATTCGTCACCGCCATCAGGGCCACTGGCTGGCCGCCCGGATCATCGAGACCGAGGCCTACTACGCCGCCGAGAAGGGCAGCCATGCTTCGCTCGGCTACACAGAGAAACGCCGCGCGCTGTTTCTCGATGGCGGGCACATCTACATGTACTACGCCCGTGGCGGCGACTCGCTGAACTTCAGCGCCCAGGGGCCGGGCAATGCGGTGCTGATCAAAGCGGCCGCGCCCTGGCTGGATCGGCACTGCGCAGCCGACGCCCTGGCGCGCATGCAGGCCAACAATCCGGCCGCCGATGGCAGCCCGCGCCCCGTCGCCAGACTGTGCGCCGGCCAGACCCTGCTGTGTCGCAGTCTCGGCCTCAAGGTGCCGGACTGGGACGCCCGCCGCTTCGACCCGCAGCGCCTGTTTGTCGAGGATGTCGGCGAAATGCCGGCGCAGATCGTTCAAACTACCCGCTTGGGCATCCCCAGCGGACGTGACGAGCACCTGCCCTATCGTTTCGTCGACGCCACCTTCGCCCGCCAGTGCACACGCAACCCATTGCGCCGCGGGCAGGTCGAAGGCCGTGACTATCTCTTGCTAACCCCCAAGGAGCTGTACCCATGA
- a CDS encoding bifunctional DedA family/phosphatase PAP2 family protein: MSQWFDTMTLWLETNPEWLGLTIFLVACLECLAIAGILIPGTVVLFTLAVLAGSGALTLWETIALAYAGGLLGDAISYGLGRHFHQGIRRLPVLRDHPEWLARAENYFQRYGVVSLLVGRYIGPLRPMLPLVAGMLDMPFVRFILVSMLAAAGWAVAYMLPGWATGAALRLPLPEGFWSAAGTVAGAIALMLLVVILSSLRELRWATAVAAGLSATLLAALLLGVPYLSPLDQGLMTLVQEQRNSTLDSIALLITGLGDFTTQVAAGVLLTGLLLLSRRYAAAALVAGCMLFTALTNTGLKHLFARARPEVLLQPLDTFSLPSGHSSAAFAFFLALGILAGRGTPARTRLTWLLLASLPALAIALSRVYLGVHWPTDVLAGALLAGSVCAAWLAFLQRRAVLAPLSARIWWLILPASLALLGAVSAWSLPEALQQYRY; encoded by the coding sequence ATGAGCCAATGGTTCGACACCATGACTCTCTGGCTGGAAACCAACCCGGAGTGGTTGGGCCTGACCATCTTCCTCGTCGCCTGCCTGGAGTGCCTCGCCATAGCCGGCATCCTCATTCCCGGCACCGTGGTGCTGTTCACCCTAGCCGTGCTGGCCGGCAGCGGCGCCCTGACGCTGTGGGAAACCATAGCGCTGGCCTACGCCGGCGGCCTGCTCGGCGATGCGATCTCCTACGGCCTGGGCCGCCACTTCCACCAGGGCATCCGCCGCCTGCCGGTGCTGCGCGACCACCCCGAATGGCTGGCCCGCGCGGAAAACTACTTCCAGCGCTATGGCGTGGTCAGCCTGCTGGTCGGCCGCTACATCGGCCCGCTGCGCCCCATGCTGCCCTTGGTGGCGGGCATGCTCGACATGCCGTTCGTGCGTTTCATCCTGGTCAGCATGCTGGCCGCCGCTGGCTGGGCAGTGGCCTACATGCTGCCCGGCTGGGCCACTGGCGCCGCCCTGCGCCTGCCGCTGCCGGAAGGCTTCTGGAGCGCCGCCGGGACAGTTGCCGGCGCCATCGCGCTGATGCTGCTGGTGGTGATTCTCAGCAGCCTGCGCGAACTGCGCTGGGCGACGGCCGTAGCGGCCGGCCTGAGCGCCACCCTGCTGGCAGCCCTGCTCCTCGGCGTGCCCTACCTGAGCCCCCTCGACCAGGGTTTGATGACACTGGTGCAGGAGCAACGCAACAGCACCCTGGACAGCATCGCCCTGCTGATCACCGGCCTCGGCGACTTCACCACCCAGGTTGCTGCGGGCGTGCTGCTCACCGGCCTGCTCCTGCTCAGCCGGCGCTATGCTGCGGCCGCCCTGGTGGCAGGCTGCATGCTGTTCACCGCCCTGACCAACACCGGCCTCAAGCACCTGTTCGCCCGCGCTCGGCCCGAAGTGCTGCTGCAGCCGCTGGACACCTTCAGCCTACCCAGCGGGCACAGCTCGGCGGCCTTCGCCTTCTTTCTGGCCCTGGGCATCCTCGCCGGCCGCGGCACACCAGCGCGCACCCGCCTGACCTGGCTGCTGCTGGCCAGCCTGCCAGCCCTGGCCATCGCCCTGTCGCGGGTTTATCTGGGGGTGCACTGGCCTACGGACGTGTTGGCCGGCGCCTTGCTCGCGGGCAGCGTGTGCGCAGCCTGGCTGGCCTTTCTGCAGCGGCGCGCAGTCCTGGCGCCGCTCAGTGCGCGCATCTGGTGGCTGATCCTGCCAGCCAGCCTGGCCCTGCTCGGCGCCGTCAGCGCCTGGTCCTTGCCAGAGGCGCTGCAGCAATATCGTTATTGA
- a CDS encoding LON peptidase substrate-binding domain-containing protein — protein MNFPLFPLNTVLFPGCMLDLQIFEARYLDMVSACMRRGEGFGVVGIFAGREVGVAAERFAAVGCEALIRDFQQRPNGLLGIRVEGVRRFHVEQIEVQADQLTLAEVTWLDEAADAPLLAEHADLAALLNALVEHPLVAGLGMGGAVASQQALANQLAYLLPFSVEQKLQALQQADPGQRLAYIQSLLDELQGEMIA, from the coding sequence ATGAATTTTCCGCTGTTCCCGCTCAATACCGTGCTGTTCCCCGGCTGCATGCTCGATTTGCAGATCTTCGAGGCGCGCTACCTGGATATGGTCAGCGCCTGCATGCGCCGTGGCGAAGGATTCGGCGTGGTCGGTATTTTCGCGGGGCGCGAGGTCGGTGTGGCGGCCGAGCGTTTTGCTGCGGTGGGTTGCGAGGCGCTGATTCGTGACTTCCAGCAGCGCCCCAATGGTCTGCTGGGGATTCGGGTCGAGGGTGTGCGGCGCTTTCATGTGGAGCAGATCGAGGTGCAGGCCGACCAGCTGACCCTGGCCGAGGTCACTTGGCTGGATGAGGCGGCCGATGCGCCGCTGTTGGCCGAGCATGCCGACCTCGCCGCGCTGCTCAATGCCCTGGTCGAACACCCGCTGGTCGCCGGGTTGGGCATGGGTGGGGCGGTCGCCAGCCAGCAGGCGTTGGCCAATCAATTGGCCTACCTGCTGCCGTTCAGTGTCGAGCAGAAGCTGCAGGCGCTGCAGCAGGCTGATCCGGGACAGCGCCTGGCTTATATCCAGAGCCTGCTGGATGAGTTGCAGGGCGAGATGATCGCCTGA
- a CDS encoding LrgB family protein produces the protein MTLDWQGAVQAVIHHPLFGIGITLAVYQLSLAAYEKTRWVFLQPVLVSMAVLIGVLLACGLSYAEYRDSTFLLSVLLGPTTVALAVPLFLNLRRIRQLFWPVLITLLVAGVLATALGVLLAWLFGAERMMLMTLAPKSVTSPIAMLVAEQIGGVAALAAVFVLITGVLGAICGPELLRRIGVHHPAAQGMALGLTAHAVGTARALQESEESGAFAALAMSLMGVVTAIALPLVVALIA, from the coding sequence ATGACGCTGGATTGGCAGGGCGCCGTGCAGGCAGTCATTCATCACCCGCTGTTCGGTATCGGTATCACCCTGGCGGTGTACCAGCTGTCACTGGCCGCCTATGAAAAGACCCGCTGGGTGTTCCTGCAGCCGGTGCTGGTGTCGATGGCCGTGCTGATCGGTGTGCTGCTGGCCTGCGGCCTGAGTTACGCCGAGTACCGCGACAGCACCTTCCTTCTCAGTGTGTTGCTGGGGCCGACTACTGTGGCCCTGGCCGTACCCTTGTTCCTCAATCTGCGGCGTATTCGCCAGCTGTTCTGGCCGGTACTGATCACCCTGCTGGTTGCCGGCGTGCTGGCGACCGCGCTGGGTGTGTTGCTGGCCTGGCTGTTCGGGGCCGAGCGAATGATGCTGATGACCCTGGCGCCGAAGTCGGTGACCTCGCCGATCGCCATGCTGGTAGCCGAGCAGATCGGTGGCGTGGCCGCGTTGGCGGCGGTGTTCGTGCTGATTACCGGCGTACTCGGTGCCATCTGCGGGCCCGAGCTGCTGCGCCGCATTGGCGTGCATCATCCTGCTGCGCAGGGCATGGCGCTGGGCCTGACTGCCCATGCGGTGGGCACGGCGCGGGCGCTGCAGGAGAGTGAAGAAAGCGGGGCCTTCGCCGCCCTGGCCATGAGCCTGATGGGCGTAGTCACTGCAATTGCCCTACCCTTGGTGGTAGCGCTGATCGCTTGA
- a CDS encoding CidA/LrgA family protein, with amino-acid sequence MLLRGLTWLVLFQLLGTALNVLVLPMLPGPIIGMLLLFVFLLLRGEVGEPLSQAASGLLRYLPLLLVPPAVGVMVYAEQIAADFWALAGALGLSLLLSLLFAGWLMQKLIERQVRREDQA; translated from the coding sequence ATGCTGCTGCGCGGCCTGACCTGGCTGGTGCTGTTCCAGCTGCTCGGCACTGCCCTCAATGTGCTGGTCCTGCCCATGCTGCCAGGGCCGATCATCGGCATGCTGCTGCTGTTCGTGTTCCTCCTGCTGCGGGGTGAAGTGGGCGAGCCGCTCAGCCAGGCCGCCAGCGGCTTGTTGCGCTACCTGCCGTTGCTGCTGGTGCCGCCTGCGGTAGGGGTGATGGTCTATGCCGAACAGATCGCCGCCGACTTCTGGGCGCTGGCCGGGGCGCTGGGGCTGTCGTTGCTGCTCTCGCTACTGTTCGCCGGCTGGCTCATGCAGAAATTGATCGAGCGCCAGGTACGCCGCGAGGATCAGGCATGA
- a CDS encoding MaoC family dehydratase, translating to MPLVPVSQLQDYVGKELGRSEWMTIDQERINQFAECTGDHQFIHVDPVKAKHTPFGGTIAHGFLSLSLIPKLMEGLMIMPEGLKMAVNYGLDSVRFIQPVKVNSRVRLAMSVLEITEKRAGQWLIKTQATLEIEGEEKPAYIAEQLSLCFV from the coding sequence ATGCCGTTAGTACCCGTATCGCAACTGCAAGACTATGTAGGCAAAGAGCTTGGACGCTCGGAATGGATGACCATCGACCAAGAACGCATCAACCAGTTCGCCGAATGCACCGGCGACCACCAGTTCATTCATGTTGATCCGGTCAAGGCCAAGCACACCCCGTTCGGCGGCACCATTGCCCACGGCTTCCTCTCCCTGTCACTGATCCCCAAGCTGATGGAAGGCCTGATGATCATGCCCGAGGGCCTGAAAATGGCCGTCAACTACGGCCTCGACAGCGTGCGCTTCATCCAGCCGGTGAAGGTCAACTCGCGTGTGCGCCTGGCCATGAGCGTTCTCGAGATCACCGAGAAACGTGCCGGCCAGTGGCTGATCAAGACCCAGGCGACCCTGGAAATCGAAGGCGAAGAAAAACCGGCTTATATCGCCGAGCAACTGAGCCTGTGCTTCGTCTGA
- a CDS encoding C13 family peptidase — MPRLLAPLTLALLLAACGDGEPLLPPDAVLPDGGRYRGEVINGLLQGEGRLDYANGSWYAGNFKDGQSDGQGEWRGASGERYVGQFRQGLFDGQGTLTYGDGSIYKGGFKQGRLHGEGHLQQGEMSYRGGFRNDKYHGLGLLEWPDGTRYQGRFARGELNGPGTRSEGGSQYSGIFKDGVLNGEGSYQGVDGERYSGGFRDDSFHGQGRFQNADGDVWLGRFADGSLEGKGEFKGADGRHYLGQLRYWRFHGEGELTLADGSVYRGRFVNNEYAGDGTLTLADGKQRSGTWQNGELIRDGQGAALPDALELGLLEQGKLLDQAIAALPASTPSTELYSLTLAGDGKQSVFLREADYVSKLLGERFNARGNISLINHRDHLADRPLATRESLTRAVRALAERSGPEDLVFLYLTSHGSRDHQLSIDQPRLQLENLPASELAALLQPLRERHKVVVISACYSGGFIPLLKDDKTLVMTAARADRVSFGCSEENDFTYFGRALFAEALNETDDLQRAFELAKTKVAEREKAEDFQASEPQLWAPPAVLKQWKTLRESQAKLALESATVKKTE, encoded by the coding sequence ATGCCCCGCCTCCTTGCTCCTCTGACCCTCGCTCTGCTGCTCGCCGCCTGCGGTGACGGTGAACCCCTGCTGCCACCCGATGCCGTACTGCCCGACGGCGGTCGCTATCGCGGCGAGGTCATCAATGGCCTGCTGCAAGGTGAAGGGCGCCTCGACTACGCCAACGGCAGCTGGTACGCCGGCAATTTCAAGGACGGCCAGAGCGACGGCCAGGGCGAATGGCGCGGCGCCAGCGGCGAGCGCTATGTCGGCCAGTTCCGCCAGGGCCTGTTCGATGGCCAGGGTACGCTGACCTACGGCGACGGCAGCATCTATAAAGGCGGTTTCAAACAGGGCCGCCTGCATGGCGAAGGTCATCTGCAGCAGGGCGAGATGAGCTACCGCGGCGGCTTCCGCAATGACAAATACCACGGCCTCGGCCTGCTCGAATGGCCGGACGGCACCCGCTACCAGGGGCGTTTCGCCCGTGGCGAGCTGAATGGCCCGGGCACCCGTAGCGAGGGCGGCAGCCAGTACAGCGGCATCTTCAAGGATGGCGTGCTGAATGGCGAAGGCAGCTACCAGGGTGTGGACGGTGAGCGCTACAGCGGTGGCTTCCGCGACGACAGTTTCCATGGCCAGGGGCGCTTCCAGAATGCCGATGGCGATGTCTGGCTGGGCCGCTTTGCAGATGGCTCACTGGAGGGCAAGGGCGAATTCAAGGGCGCCGATGGCCGTCATTATCTGGGGCAGCTGCGTTACTGGCGCTTCCACGGCGAGGGTGAGCTGACCCTCGCCGACGGCAGTGTCTACCGCGGCCGCTTCGTCAACAACGAGTACGCCGGCGATGGCACCCTGACACTCGCCGATGGCAAGCAGCGCAGCGGCACCTGGCAGAATGGCGAACTGATCCGCGACGGCCAGGGTGCTGCACTGCCAGACGCGCTGGAGTTGGGCCTGCTGGAGCAGGGCAAACTGCTCGACCAGGCCATCGCCGCCCTACCCGCCTCCACCCCGAGCACCGAGCTGTACAGCCTGACCCTGGCTGGCGACGGCAAGCAGAGCGTGTTCCTGCGCGAGGCCGACTACGTCAGCAAGCTGCTCGGTGAGCGCTTCAATGCGCGCGGCAACATCAGCCTGATCAACCACCGTGACCATCTTGCCGACCGCCCGCTGGCCACCCGCGAGAGCCTGACCCGCGCGGTGCGCGCCCTGGCCGAACGCAGCGGCCCGGAAGATCTGGTGTTCCTCTACCTGACCAGCCACGGCTCGCGTGACCACCAACTGAGCATCGACCAGCCACGCCTGCAGCTGGAAAACCTGCCCGCCAGCGAGCTGGCGGCGCTGCTGCAACCCTTGCGCGAGCGGCACAAGGTGGTGGTGATCTCGGCCTGCTACTCCGGCGGTTTCATCCCCCTGCTGAAAGACGACAAGACCCTGGTGATGACCGCCGCGCGCGCCGACCGGGTGTCCTTCGGCTGCTCCGAGGAAAACGACTTCACCTACTTTGGCCGCGCCCTGTTCGCCGAGGCGCTCAACGAAACCGATGATTTGCAGCGCGCCTTCGAACTGGCCAAGACAAAAGTTGCCGAACGGGAGAAGGCCGAAGATTTCCAAGCCTCCGAGCCACAACTGTGGGCACCGCCCGCCGTGCTCAAACAGTGGAAGACCCTGCGCGAAAGCCAGGCCAAGCTGGCGCTGGAGAGCGCGACTGTGAAGAAAACCGAATAA
- a CDS encoding oxidoreductase: MYLTPQHILLAGATGLTGEHLLDRLLSEPTINRVLAPSRRPLAEHAHLDNPVGELGDLLPQLQGRVDVAFCCLGSTIKQAGSQEAFRAIDHDLVLAFAQRARELGARHLLVISALGADAKSGVFYNRVKGEMEQALIAQDWPQLTLARPSLLLGARSEFRLGEQLAAPFMRWLPGKYRGIQAAALARALWRLALEESDGVRIVESHQLRRLGR, translated from the coding sequence ATGTACCTGACGCCTCAGCACATCCTGCTCGCCGGAGCCACCGGACTTACCGGTGAACATTTGCTCGACCGCCTGCTTAGCGAGCCGACCATCAATCGCGTGCTGGCTCCCAGCCGCCGCCCGCTGGCCGAGCATGCGCACCTGGACAACCCGGTCGGCGAACTGGGCGACCTGCTGCCGCAGCTGCAAGGCCGTGTCGATGTCGCCTTCTGCTGCCTGGGCAGCACCATCAAGCAGGCCGGTTCGCAGGAGGCCTTCCGCGCCATCGACCACGACCTGGTCCTGGCCTTCGCCCAGCGCGCTCGCGAACTGGGTGCGCGGCATCTGCTGGTGATCAGCGCCCTGGGCGCCGACGCCAAATCCGGCGTGTTCTACAACCGCGTCAAAGGCGAGATGGAGCAGGCGCTGATCGCCCAGGACTGGCCCCAGCTGACCCTCGCCCGGCCCTCGCTGCTGCTCGGCGCGCGCAGTGAGTTCCGCCTCGGCGAACAACTGGCCGCGCCCTTCATGCGCTGGTTGCCCGGCAAGTACCGCGGCATTCAGGCCGCCGCCCTGGCCCGTGCGCTGTGGCGCCTGGCCCTGGAAGAAAGCGATGGCGTGCGCATCGTCGAATCCCACCAGCTGCGTCGTCTCGGCCGCTAA
- a CDS encoding acetyl-CoA C-acetyltransferase: MREVVIVAATRTAIGAFQGALSAIPAVELGATVIRSLLAQSGVSAEQIDEVILGQVLTAGAGQNPARQSVIKAGLPHTVPAFTLNKVCGSGLKAVQLGYQAIACGDAEVIIAGGQENMSLAPYVMQQARTGMRMGHGKLLDTMIQDGLWDAFNDYHMGITAENLAAKYQISREQQDAFAATSQQRASAAQEAGRFDGEITPVLIPQRKGEPVAFARDEQPRAGTTAESLGKLKPAFQKDGSVTAGNASTLNDGAAAVLLMSAEKAAELKLPVLARIAAAAGSGVDPAIMGIGPVSATRRALSKAGWSVEDLDLVEANEAFAAQALSVAKELGWSLDKVNVNGGAIALGHPIGASGCRVLVTLLHEMQRRDAKKGLATLCIGGGQGVALAVERT; the protein is encoded by the coding sequence ATGCGCGAAGTCGTGATTGTCGCCGCCACCCGTACCGCCATCGGCGCCTTTCAGGGCGCGCTGAGCGCCATTCCCGCCGTCGAGTTGGGCGCCACGGTGATCCGCAGTCTGCTGGCGCAGAGCGGCGTCAGTGCCGAGCAAATCGATGAAGTGATCCTCGGCCAGGTCCTCACCGCCGGTGCCGGACAGAACCCGGCGCGGCAGAGCGTGATCAAGGCCGGTCTGCCGCACACGGTGCCGGCCTTCACCCTGAACAAGGTCTGCGGTTCGGGCCTCAAGGCCGTGCAACTGGGTTACCAGGCCATCGCCTGTGGCGATGCCGAGGTGATCATCGCTGGCGGTCAGGAGAACATGAGCCTGGCGCCCTATGTCATGCAGCAGGCCCGCACCGGTATGCGCATGGGCCACGGCAAGCTGCTCGACACGATGATCCAGGACGGCCTGTGGGACGCCTTCAACGACTACCACATGGGCATCACCGCAGAGAACCTGGCAGCCAAGTACCAGATCAGCCGCGAGCAGCAGGACGCCTTCGCCGCCACCTCGCAGCAGCGCGCCAGCGCCGCCCAGGAAGCCGGTCGCTTCGACGGCGAGATCACCCCGGTGCTGATCCCGCAGCGCAAAGGCGAACCCGTAGCTTTCGCCCGTGACGAACAACCGCGCGCCGGCACCACTGCCGAATCCCTGGGCAAGCTCAAGCCAGCCTTCCAGAAAGACGGCAGCGTCACCGCCGGCAACGCCTCCACCCTCAACGACGGCGCTGCCGCCGTGCTGCTGATGAGCGCCGAGAAGGCTGCCGAGTTGAAGTTGCCGGTGCTGGCGCGCATCGCTGCTGCGGCAGGTTCGGGTGTCGACCCGGCGATCATGGGCATCGGCCCGGTCTCTGCCACTCGCCGCGCACTGAGCAAGGCCGGCTGGAGCGTCGAGGATCTGGATCTGGTGGAAGCCAACGAAGCCTTCGCCGCCCAGGCCCTGTCGGTGGCCAAGGAGCTGGGCTGGAGCCTGGACAAGGTCAACGTCAACGGCGGCGCCATCGCCCTCGGCCACCCGATCGGTGCTTCCGGCTGCCGCGTGCTGGTGACCCTGCTGCACGAGATGCAGCGCCGCGACGCCAAGAAAGGTCTGGCCACCCTGTGCATCGGTGGCGGTCAGGGCGTGGCCCTGGCGGTCGAGCGCACCTAA
- a CDS encoding YceK/YidQ family lipoprotein, whose product MVGLSLLLVLPGCASVRTLDAAKPGAPIIYSGTRLDWYALQGGCCPLDRFGAEAPKYAGLDLPASALLDTVLLPFAVAAELGVGLGVTGGH is encoded by the coding sequence GTGGTCGGCCTGAGCCTGCTGCTGGTGCTGCCTGGCTGCGCCAGCGTGCGCACCCTGGATGCGGCCAAACCGGGGGCGCCGATCATCTACTCGGGGACGCGCCTGGACTGGTATGCGCTGCAGGGTGGTTGCTGCCCACTGGACCGTTTTGGCGCCGAGGCGCCCAAGTATGCCGGTCTGGATCTACCGGCCAGTGCCCTGCTGGACACCGTGTTGCTGCCATTCGCCGTGGCTGCCGAGCTCGGTGTGGGGCTCGGCGTCACGGGCGGTCACTGA